The Meriones unguiculatus strain TT.TT164.6M chromosome 1, Bangor_MerUng_6.1, whole genome shotgun sequence genome has a segment encoding these proteins:
- the Bloc1s2 gene encoding biogenesis of lysosome-related organelles complex 1 subunit 2 has product MAAAAEGVPATRREEPPRDDAAVETAEEAKEPAEADINELCRDMFSKMATYLTGELTATSEDYKLLENMNKLTSLKYLEMKDIAINISRNLKDLNQKYAGLQPYLDQINMIEEQVAALEQAAYKLDAYSKKLEAKYKKLEKR; this is encoded by the exons ATGGCGGCGGCTGCGGAGGGCGTCCCTGCGACGCGACGCGAGGAGCCGCCTCGAG ATGATGCTGCGGTGGAGACAGCTGAGGAAGCAAAGGAGCCCGCCGAAGCGGACATCAATGAGCTCTGCCGGGACATGTTCTCCAAAATGGCCACATACTTGACTGGGGAGCTGACAG CCACCAGTGAAGACTATAAACTCCTGGAAAACATGAACAAGCTAACAAGCTTGAAGTACCTTGAAATGAAAGATATTGCTATAAACATCAGCAGAAACCTAAAGGACTTAAACCAGAAAT ATGCTGGCCTGCAGCCGTATCTGGACCAGATCAACATGATTGAAGAGCAGGTAGCAGCTCTCGAGCAGGCGGCCTACAAGTTGGATGCTTATTCAAAAAAACTGG AAGCCAAGTACAAGAAGTTGGAGAAGCGATGA